A genomic segment from Dehalococcoidia bacterium encodes:
- a CDS encoding DUF4392 domain-containing protein, producing MTIEDIILDRDRRGISKLRPHLPSDFATEAGQLILDNPGTAIIVTGFYILDAGYAETDGPPGAVVIGSALNQLGYEVIHLTDRYCSDIMDKTGGDYSRVVEFPIADDDASIEFARGVIDDLKPSVVIAIERCGLTDEGKYRNMRGRDISDYNARIDYVFHADIPSVGIGDGGNEIGMGNLAEEVTQVDTLVKIPCVTQTSKLMLASVSNWGGYGLAAALSELSGKNLLPSIEEEQALLKQTVDLGAVDGMSALQEYKVDGFTLEENSETVQALHDYLASKSIS from the coding sequence GTGACCATAGAAGACATCATCCTCGATCGGGACCGGCGCGGGATCTCTAAACTCAGGCCACACCTTCCGTCAGACTTCGCCACTGAAGCCGGGCAGCTCATCCTGGACAATCCGGGCACGGCCATCATCGTGACCGGCTTCTATATCCTCGACGCGGGGTACGCTGAGACCGACGGGCCTCCCGGCGCCGTGGTCATTGGCAGCGCCCTCAACCAGCTTGGGTACGAAGTCATCCACCTTACGGACCGCTACTGCTCGGACATCATGGACAAGACGGGCGGCGACTACTCCAGGGTTGTCGAGTTCCCCATAGCCGATGACGACGCCAGCATAGAGTTCGCCAGGGGTGTGATTGACGACTTGAAGCCCTCGGTCGTTATCGCCATCGAGCGCTGCGGCCTGACCGACGAAGGCAAGTACCGCAACATGCGCGGAAGGGACATAAGCGACTACAACGCTCGGATCGATTACGTCTTCCATGCTGACATCCCATCTGTGGGCATTGGCGACGGCGGGAACGAGATCGGAATGGGCAACCTGGCCGAGGAGGTCACTCAGGTCGACACGCTGGTCAAGATTCCGTGCGTCACGCAGACGTCGAAGCTAATGCTGGCGAGCGTCTCCAACTGGGGAGGCTACGGACTTGCTGCTGCGCTGTCGGAGCTATCAGGAAAGAACCTGCTGCCGTCTATCGAAGAGGAGCAGGCGCTCCTGAAGCAGACGGTGGACCTTGGAGCTGTGGACGGTATGAGCGCGCTGCAGGAGTACAAGGTGGACGGATTCACGCTGGAAGAGAACAGCGAGACCGTCCAGGCGCTGCACGACTACCTGGCCTCCAAGAGCATCTCTTAG
- a CDS encoding ferredoxin--NADP reductase has product MTTTRRRPQRPKLATTTITSREDITHDLWKVWIEKPEGFQFKPGQYCTIGVDGIERAYSIVSAPYEDDLELFVELVPPPDGNLTPLLYDLEVGRTVTIRPRAKGIFVLDPSLPNQLFVATVTGVVPYVSIIRQYLHDGMSGHHFHLLMGASYANEFAYDEELQRLAEEHPDLITFVPTVSRPDEEPNANWKGEAGRVNNIVEAYAERAGLAPEDTIVYACGHPGMIEDVKDRMIPKGYQVEEERFWKDD; this is encoded by the coding sequence TTGACGACCACCCGCAGGAGACCTCAGCGGCCCAAGCTAGCCACTACAACGATCACCTCTCGGGAAGACATAACCCACGACCTCTGGAAGGTGTGGATCGAGAAGCCGGAAGGCTTCCAGTTCAAGCCCGGCCAGTACTGCACGATAGGCGTCGACGGCATCGAGCGAGCGTACTCGATCGTGTCAGCACCCTATGAAGATGACCTCGAGCTATTCGTCGAGCTTGTTCCTCCTCCGGACGGTAACCTGACACCCCTTCTGTACGACCTGGAAGTTGGAAGGACGGTCACGATTCGACCTCGTGCCAAGGGAATATTCGTCCTGGACCCCAGCCTCCCGAACCAGCTTTTTGTGGCCACAGTGACCGGCGTAGTCCCCTACGTGAGCATTATTCGGCAGTACCTGCACGATGGCATGTCGGGGCACCACTTCCACCTTCTGATGGGAGCGAGCTACGCGAACGAGTTTGCCTACGACGAGGAGCTTCAGCGACTAGCGGAAGAACACCCTGATCTCATCACATTCGTGCCGACGGTCAGCCGTCCCGATGAAGAGCCGAACGCTAACTGGAAGGGCGAGGCTGGCAGGGTAAACAACATCGTTGAAGCCTACGCCGAACGCGCCGGACTGGCTCCCGAGGACACGATCGTGTACGCCTGCGGACACCCCGGGATGATCGAAGACGTCAAAGACCGGATGATCCCCAAGGGCTACCAGGTCGAAGAAGAGCGTTTCTGGAAGGACGACTAG
- a CDS encoding putative hydro-lyase — translation MTLTALPTDPVEVRGLIREGRLVQPTGGFSPGHVQANLAILPRDLAFDFLLYCQRNPKPCPLLEVIEPGEVEPSEFAPGADIRSDIALYRVYEHGEMTAEVEDISEYWRDDLVSFLLGCSFSFETAMVRAGIPLQHIDQEKNVSMFITNIPTTPAGAFSGPMVVSMRAINREQVVKAVQVTSRFPATHGAPVHIGDPEAIGIKDIYKPDFGEPTDFEDGQIPVFWACGVTPQAAAMQSRPPLMITHAPGHMFVTDKSDEDMSAL, via the coding sequence ATGACGTTGACAGCACTGCCCACCGATCCGGTAGAAGTACGCGGGCTAATCAGGGAAGGAAGGCTGGTGCAGCCGACCGGTGGCTTCTCCCCTGGACACGTGCAGGCGAACCTGGCGATCCTGCCCAGGGATCTCGCATTCGACTTCCTGCTGTACTGCCAGCGCAATCCGAAGCCGTGTCCACTCCTAGAGGTGATCGAGCCTGGGGAGGTCGAGCCATCCGAGTTCGCTCCCGGCGCAGACATTCGCTCTGACATCGCGCTCTATCGCGTCTATGAGCACGGCGAGATGACCGCTGAGGTCGAGGACATATCAGAGTACTGGCGAGACGACCTGGTGTCGTTCCTGCTGGGCTGCAGCTTCTCGTTTGAGACGGCGATGGTCAGAGCAGGCATACCTCTACAGCACATCGACCAGGAGAAGAACGTGTCGATGTTCATCACGAACATCCCGACAACCCCTGCCGGGGCATTCTCGGGTCCGATGGTAGTCTCGATGCGCGCCATCAACCGTGAGCAGGTCGTCAAGGCCGTGCAGGTGACTTCGAGATTCCCTGCAACACACGGCGCTCCGGTGCACATAGGCGACCCTGAGGCCATTGGCATAAAAGACATATACAAGCCAGACTTTGGCGAGCCGACTGATTTCGAAGACGGCCAGATACCCGTATTCTGGGCGTGCGGTGTGACTCCTCAGGCCGCGGCCATGCAGTCCCGTCCGCCGCTCATGATTACGCACGCGCCGGGCCACATGTTCGTCACCGACAAGAGCGACGAGGACATGTCTGCACTTTAG
- the mutS gene encoding DNA mismatch repair protein MutS, whose product MTTPARRQYLRIKSEHQDAILLFRMGDFYETFDDDARVISRELEIALTSREFGADTKVPLAGIPYHALESYLARLIRQGYKVAICEQTSDPAKSRGLVDRAVVRVVTPGTIVEESLLDGKSNNYLAAAILDDDFAGIAYADITTGEFATTQTPAAELDVELVRLEPAELLVIDETLPASVGGDTTVAPIGPEPFDLDWATESLQRHFKVSSLEAFGCDRLPLAVRAAGAIIDYLTTTQGPTTAQLTTLRTYSTERHMVLDPQTRRNLELFEGGRWGDTSASLLAVLDRTRTSMGGRTLRSWIGHPLLDLEELQRRQGAVVWFHRSGLRRERVIALLDTVSDIQRLLNRVRAFGATPRDLVSLAESLEAAPHLKGILTEDDDAEAVKFVSDGIRDTSEVVTLIRSAIADDPPVSPGDGRVIRPGFSSDMDTTRETALNAQQYIANLESRERERTGVKSLKVGYNRVFGYYIEVTNANLSAVPDDYVRRQTLVGGERFITPEMKEYESRVLNAQDRLSELETELFRSVCAQVAEHTGPIAETAEAIALIDVFCSLADVASRHDYVMPELSESDALVIRQGRHPVVERVLDAGDFVPNDTDLNCTESQLAIITGPNMAGKSTYIRQVAVLVLMAQIGSFVPAESASIGLVDRIFSRVGLQDDLALGQSTFMVEMVETASILNHATNRSLIILDEIGRGTSTFDGLAIARAVAEYIHSHPRLGCKTLFATHYHELTQLADNLPRACNFNVAVSEDQGRIVFLRRIVPGGADRSYGIHVAQLAGMPNAVVNRAWTVLSDLESQDSDSARDARRNAGGNHPAQLSLIPMSSPALDVLREIDVSSITPIEAINKLYELQERDREAGPG is encoded by the coding sequence ATGACCACCCCGGCACGCAGGCAGTACCTGCGCATCAAGAGCGAGCATCAGGACGCCATCCTGCTATTCAGGATGGGCGACTTCTATGAGACCTTTGACGACGACGCCCGCGTAATTTCGCGCGAGCTCGAGATCGCGCTGACGTCGAGGGAGTTCGGCGCCGACACCAAGGTTCCACTGGCGGGTATTCCGTATCACGCGCTGGAGTCGTACCTCGCCAGACTCATCAGGCAAGGCTACAAGGTCGCCATCTGTGAACAGACTTCCGACCCCGCCAAGTCGCGCGGCCTGGTGGACAGGGCGGTCGTACGCGTAGTTACACCCGGTACGATCGTCGAAGAGTCGCTGCTGGACGGCAAGTCCAACAACTACCTGGCCGCGGCGATCCTGGACGACGACTTTGCAGGCATAGCGTACGCCGACATCACGACTGGTGAGTTCGCGACCACCCAGACGCCAGCGGCCGAACTGGACGTGGAGCTTGTCAGGCTCGAACCAGCGGAACTACTGGTAATCGACGAGACTCTTCCAGCCAGTGTAGGAGGGGACACGACTGTGGCCCCGATTGGGCCGGAACCTTTCGACCTCGACTGGGCCACAGAGTCGCTACAGCGACACTTCAAGGTCAGCAGCCTGGAGGCGTTCGGCTGCGACAGGCTGCCGCTGGCAGTGCGGGCTGCCGGCGCGATTATCGACTACCTGACCACCACCCAGGGGCCGACAACCGCGCAATTGACCACCCTGCGCACCTACTCTACCGAGCGTCACATGGTGCTCGACCCGCAGACGCGACGCAATCTCGAGCTGTTCGAAGGCGGACGATGGGGCGATACTTCAGCATCACTTCTCGCGGTCCTCGACCGCACCAGGACCTCAATGGGCGGACGTACCCTGAGATCGTGGATTGGTCACCCGCTCCTGGACCTCGAAGAGCTGCAAAGACGTCAGGGGGCGGTCGTCTGGTTCCACAGGAGCGGCTTGCGAAGAGAGCGGGTCATAGCGTTGCTGGACACTGTCTCCGACATCCAGCGCCTTCTGAACCGTGTACGCGCATTCGGCGCCACACCGAGGGACCTGGTTTCCCTCGCAGAGAGCCTCGAGGCCGCTCCGCACCTGAAGGGAATCCTGACCGAGGACGACGACGCAGAGGCCGTCAAATTCGTCTCAGATGGAATCAGGGACACCTCCGAGGTGGTAACGCTAATCCGCTCGGCTATTGCCGACGACCCGCCGGTGTCGCCTGGAGACGGCAGGGTTATCCGTCCCGGATTCTCGTCCGACATGGATACGACCCGCGAAACGGCCCTCAACGCCCAGCAGTACATCGCGAACCTGGAATCACGGGAACGTGAGCGCACAGGCGTCAAGTCCCTGAAGGTCGGGTACAACAGGGTCTTCGGGTACTACATAGAGGTCACCAACGCCAATCTCAGCGCGGTGCCCGACGACTACGTCCGACGCCAGACGCTCGTAGGAGGCGAGCGGTTCATTACGCCAGAGATGAAGGAGTACGAATCGCGGGTCCTCAACGCTCAGGACCGCCTCTCCGAACTGGAGACTGAGCTGTTCCGCAGCGTGTGCGCGCAAGTCGCGGAGCACACTGGTCCGATTGCCGAGACCGCAGAGGCCATCGCACTGATCGACGTGTTCTGCTCCCTCGCCGATGTCGCTTCCAGGCACGACTACGTTATGCCAGAACTGAGCGAGTCTGACGCCCTTGTCATCCGGCAGGGTCGCCACCCGGTGGTTGAGAGGGTGCTCGACGCAGGTGACTTCGTGCCCAACGACACCGATTTGAACTGCACTGAGAGCCAACTCGCCATCATCACGGGGCCAAACATGGCCGGGAAGTCGACGTACATCAGGCAGGTGGCCGTGCTGGTGCTGATGGCACAGATCGGCAGCTTCGTGCCTGCGGAATCAGCGTCGATAGGACTCGTAGACCGGATCTTCAGCCGTGTAGGGCTCCAGGACGACCTCGCGCTGGGACAGTCCACGTTCATGGTCGAAATGGTGGAGACGGCGTCGATTCTGAACCACGCCACCAACAGGTCGCTGATTATCCTCGACGAGATTGGACGCGGTACCAGCACGTTCGATGGACTGGCTATCGCCAGAGCGGTCGCAGAGTACATCCACAGCCACCCGCGACTGGGATGCAAGACCTTATTCGCGACTCACTACCATGAGCTGACCCAGTTGGCCGACAACCTGCCGAGAGCGTGCAACTTCAACGTGGCTGTGTCCGAGGATCAGGGCCGAATAGTATTCCTGAGGCGAATAGTCCCGGGAGGCGCAGACCGCAGCTACGGCATTCACGTAGCGCAACTCGCCGGAATGCCCAACGCCGTGGTCAACCGGGCGTGGACGGTCCTGAGCGACCTCGAGTCGCAGGACAGCGACAGTGCCCGCGACGCCCGGAGAAACGCGGGCGGGAATCATCCGGCACAGTTGTCACTTATACCGATGTCGTCCCCTGCCCTGGATGTGCTGCGTGAGATCGACGTGTCGTCCATCACTCCCATCGAGGCGATCAACAAGCTCTACGAGCTCCAGGAGCGCGACAGGGAGGCCGGGCCGGGCTAA